From a single Brassica napus cultivar Da-Ae chromosome C9, Da-Ae, whole genome shotgun sequence genomic region:
- the LOC106424586 gene encoding cysteine proteinase inhibitor 1: MADQQGGTVLGGVRDVDANANDLQVESLARFAVDEHNKKENVNLEYRRLIGAKTQVVAGTMHHLTVEVADGETKKVYEAKVLEKAWENLKKLEDFTHLRDV; the protein is encoded by the exons ATGGCGGATCAACAAGGAGGAACAGTTCTGGGAGGAGTTCGCGACGTCGATGCAAATGCAAACGATCTTCAAGTCGAGAGTCTCGCTCGTTTCGCTGTCGATGAGCATAACAAGAAGGAG AACGTGAATCTGGAGTACAGGAGGCTCATTGGTGCGAAAACGCAGGTGGTGGCAGGAACGATGCACCATCTGACGGTGGAGGTGGCTGATGGCGAGACCAAGAAGGTGTACGAGGCCAAGGTTTTGGAGAAGGCCTGGGAGAATCTCAAGAAGCTGGAGGACTTCACCCACCTTCGCGATGTTTAG